TTCCTGCCAAATACATGCAGCAAAGTCATTTACATATCTGGGGAAAACGCAGGCTTGTGGTGCAGCAGAGCACGTATACGCTACAGGACACCAGTCACCAGTCAGACCTCATGGAAAACAGGATGGGGAAATGGCATTTACGTTTTAATGTATTCATTTGATGTTTTCGTCTGCCGATATTTGTGGTGTTCATTTTCAGTGAAAGCCTGAGTgacctttaaaggtgctctatgagttcctgcatgacgtcACTTGACGATCCAAGTAAACACCAAACagaacagagcaagctcgcccctccccccatgtttccgtaaaggtgctgacacacgAATGAAAtcacgctgaaaccatgcaggaactcatagtgcacctttaagttacGTGTTTCATGTCTGTCATGATTCATTAAGTCTGTTTCCACGTTTGTTACAGTTTCTGTTACAAACCTTTTTGCgatatttagaattttttttcttgtaatttCTTGAGTTCTCACTCTATTTATTAACGTGCCAAATGCTGCATGCACACAATGCTGATGATGAGGAACTCATACAGTGAAATAAAAGGTTTAACATTCTTTTTAATGTTCCAGTTCTTCATCATAGTCCTGGTGGTCTTTATAGCGGAGGTTGCAGGAGCGATCGTGATTTTGGTATTCAGACCTTTGGTAAGATAACACACAGTCGCCAGATTATCACCCCAACAGATGCTGCCTTCTTGGATCCTacagctgctgtgtgtttgctttCAGGCTGACGACTTGCTCAACAAGGTTGGGACAGCAGCAGTTCAGAACATCAGGAAGGACTACGGGCAGAATCCCGACATCACCGGACTCTGGAATACCACAATGAACTCGGTATGTCATTCTGCTGAAcggaatttatttttattttatttaacctttatttaaccagggaggccgttgagaacaggttctcatttgcaacggagACCTGGCCAAGAATAAAGTGTAAGCgtacaagacaacatacagtttcttGTTCAGTAtaggggcggctgtggctcagtggtagagcggtcgcctGCCAATCAGAAGGTTGGGAGTtcaatccctggccctgcagtcccgtgtcgaagtgtccttgggcaagacactgaaccctgagTTACCCCCGATGCTGCTCCATgagagtgtaaatgtgtgtgagtgtttatctgatgagcaggtggcagcttgtatggcagcctcggccacagtgtgtgaatgtgtgtgaatggttcctgtactatgttaaagcCCTTTGAGttgtcgttaagactagaaaagtgctatTATAAATACAGTTTAGTACAATTTACAGTCCATTTATAGTATAAGAAAACAGAgtgcaaagtgaggtgtaagtaagtaCATTGATTGATATGCTAAAGTGGAAAggtaataacataatatacatgaatagacactctataacactgctgagatgtagtgaagagtcagaatacagttagtgcaaattaaattgtgGTTATAACGCAGTATATATAAATAGATAGTCTATATGATTGCTGAGAAGTAGTGAAGTTAATATACAGTGCAAGATGTAATCTAGTTAGTGATGTGGGTCAGTAATAACAGAGAATGTGAACAGTCAGTTTGTCTAAATGCAGAAtatagtaaagagtcaatataccATTAGTGCAAATATTTGTCTAGGTAGTGAGGAAATGCGATGGTTGTCACACCATTTCACTGATGCTTTACGTAACCTAACCCTCTTTGTGTCCACATTAGTTAAAATGTTGTGGATTCTACAACTCCTCCGACTTTGTGGGCTCTCCATATTAtgtgaacaacaacaacaggtttcctccgcagtgctgtccAGGCATGAACAGCACATGCACTCCGACAGGGGCTGGAAATACCACGGTATGGAGCTGAGGAAAAAACTAACATTCAAGTGTATAATCGAAAACCTTTCTGGATGAGTAACGTGTGATTCTACCTCTTTGACCTCCACTCTTTGTTTTCCTCAGACAATCACCGGGTGCTTCCCAAAGATCAAGCAGCTGATTAATGATAACACGGTGGTTATTGTGGCAGTGGCGCTGGGAATTGCAGTTCTGGAGGTATGACCTTATATCTCACCCACCTTACGTGCAGGGCCTCCTGTAGAGAGTCCCTCGCCTCCCGGCCGACCACCCTGGGACCTTAAgagagaaaatattcacatttaaaggacaaatccggtgcaaaatgaacctgaCGTGtcagagtcgaccgttctctgggatgttttcatgctaatctaatgggACCAGTTCTACCGCAaactaattagcttataacgctagtcgtcagggcagagggtaaagtaaagaaatcactatttataccactaaaaaggctcaaaatatcaccacacttccacggtagcatcaTGAgtgtccctacatgtaaacccatGCATTGAGAACTTTTTAAGTGtatgacagtttattaaaaacatagattagaaagacagtaccgttcactatacatgcggccgccatcttgagaaaacagtcacgaccagttgAACAACgccgtgtttgagctatgttactggttactggctgcacggcgttcgtggttcgactggtcagactgttttcccaaaatggcgcctgcctgtatagtgaacgctactgtctttataaactatctttttaataaactgtctgtacacttacaaagttctcactGCTTgtgttaacatgtagggaccctcatgatgctaccattgaagtgtggtgatattttgagccttgttagtggtgtagaaatagagattaaTTTtaactttaccctctgccctgaccactagcattataagctaattagcggtttgcagTAGAACTGGTcccattagattagcatgaaaacatcccagagaacggtcgactcagtacacatgtgttattaacccctagggtcATTTTGCgttggatttgtcctttaagaagctggaatcagagaactTTCTTTCATATAAAATGACtctaatcaattatcaaaatagtttttaagGCGATTcgtttaatagttgacaactaatggattcatctttgcagctctaatgacTGAAGGTGTGTCTCCATTGTCAGCGTCGAGtcgcccgctcctcatttgcataaa
This window of the Sander lucioperca isolate FBNREF2018 chromosome 21, SLUC_FBN_1.2, whole genome shotgun sequence genome carries:
- the tspan35 gene encoding tetraspanin 35 isoform X2 yields the protein MGCFGFLKVMMFVFNGVIFLAGAAILGVGIWVKVDSSSILSFLGNMENAPTELSQVLNVGYLLIAIGALLLVIGFLGCCGAVRESKCMLMLFFIIVLVVFIAEVAGAIVILVFRPLADDLLNKVGTAAVQNIRKDYGQNPDITGLWNTTMNSLKCCGFYNSSDFVGSPYYVNNNNRFPPQCCPGMNSTCTPTGAGNTTTITGCFPKIKQLINDNTVVIVAVALGIAVLEICAMVVSMILFCRIKSMGVE